A single region of the Archangium lipolyticum genome encodes:
- a CDS encoding thioredoxin family protein — translation MAHPVSYDATTENFDALVLAPQGELVVVDFWGPGCPNCDIYAAAEPALLSELEGARMRVVKVNAYEHEELARRFGLYGIPTFLLFRDGKLLGKMSQYYGREYWLGVIRDHLPTA, via the coding sequence ATGGCACATCCCGTGAGCTACGACGCGACGACGGAGAACTTCGACGCGCTGGTGCTGGCCCCCCAGGGCGAGCTGGTGGTGGTGGACTTCTGGGGCCCCGGCTGCCCCAACTGCGACATCTACGCGGCCGCCGAGCCCGCGCTGCTCTCCGAGCTGGAGGGGGCCCGTATGCGCGTGGTGAAGGTGAACGCGTACGAGCACGAGGAGCTGGCGCGGCGCTTCGGGCTGTACGGCATCCCCACCTTCCTCCTCTTCCGCGACGGCAAGCTGCTCGGGAAGATGAGCCAGTACTACGGGCGCGAGTACTGGCTCGGCGTCATCCGCGACCACCTGCCCACGGCCTGA
- a CDS encoding SMI1/KNR4 family protein: MFEWLEGLQKSAKRVAAGVGHEDVRRAETECGVPFPEELGALYRAFDGGEFQGEVHLFPLHGPEGAPSVLEKSRLKLESLPAAGLWRIGVKGPHRQMFAARKSAMVEQADSPLPSWAETLSDDDWIYGTWETEKRELRLYRSLQSMLEVLVPPAEVEEFGDRTFARALSAVQGALTDLHVEYEDGEKGEQVKTRAGADEEEEAEGEEAGADEEEEAEEEEAGADEEEAEEEEAEADEEEEAEEEEAEEEGAEAEEDETEAEELEAEPGELEATAEEEQAGEEAEADEEEAEADEEEEVEAEEELETEADEEEAEEELRKPVVAAARRRVEQLQQSATEAQVAPVAAPARKAVKKAAAVVKTVAKNTAVRATPPAAGKGAAKKAPAKKVAAKAPAKKAAAKAPAKKVAAKKVAAKKVAAKKAPAKKAAAKKAPAKKAAAKKAPAKKAAAKKVAARAPAKKAAAKKSPAKKAANTRTAVKRGAARGRR; encoded by the coding sequence ATGTTCGAGTGGCTGGAGGGACTTCAGAAGTCAGCGAAGCGGGTGGCGGCCGGAGTGGGACACGAGGACGTCCGGCGGGCGGAGACCGAGTGCGGGGTGCCATTCCCCGAGGAGCTCGGCGCGCTGTACCGGGCGTTCGATGGCGGTGAGTTCCAGGGGGAGGTCCACCTCTTCCCGCTGCATGGCCCCGAGGGCGCGCCCAGCGTGCTGGAGAAGTCGCGGCTGAAGCTGGAGAGCCTGCCCGCCGCCGGCCTCTGGCGCATCGGGGTGAAGGGTCCGCACCGTCAGATGTTCGCCGCGCGCAAGTCCGCCATGGTGGAGCAGGCCGACAGCCCGCTCCCGAGCTGGGCGGAGACGCTTTCGGACGATGATTGGATCTACGGCACCTGGGAGACGGAGAAGCGCGAGCTGCGGCTGTACCGCTCGTTGCAGAGCATGCTCGAGGTGCTCGTGCCTCCCGCCGAGGTGGAGGAGTTCGGTGACAGGACCTTCGCCCGGGCCCTCTCCGCGGTGCAGGGCGCGCTGACCGACCTCCACGTGGAATACGAGGACGGAGAGAAGGGCGAGCAGGTGAAGACCCGGGCCGGGGCTGACGAGGAGGAGGAGGCCGAGGGGGAAGAGGCCGGGGCTGACGAGGAGGAAGAGGCCGAGGAGGAAGAGGCCGGGGCTGACGAGGAGGAGGCCGAGGAGGAAGAGGCCGAGGCTGACGAGGAGGAAGAGGCCGAGGAGGAAGAGGCCGAGGAGGAGGGCGCCGAAGCCGAGGAGGATGAGACCGAGGCCGAGGAACTGGAGGCCGAACCCGGGGAACTGGAGGCCACGGCGGAAGAGGAGCAGGCCGGCGAAGAGGCCGAGGCTGACGAGGAAGAGGCCGAGGCTGACGAGGAAGAAGAGGTCGAGGCCGAGGAGGAACTCGAGACCGAGGCTGACGAGGAGGAGGCCGAGGAGGAATTGCGGAAGCCCGTGGTCGCCGCCGCCAGGCGCCGCGTGGAGCAGCTCCAGCAATCGGCCACCGAGGCCCAGGTCGCGCCCGTTGCTGCTCCTGCCCGGAAGGCCGTGAAGAAGGCAGCCGCCGTGGTGAAGACCGTCGCGAAGAATACGGCTGTGCGGGCCACGCCTCCCGCTGCCGGAAAGGGCGCGGCGAAGAAGGCCCCCGCGAAGAAGGTAGCCGCGAAGGCTCCGGCGAAGAAGGCGGCGGCGAAGGCCCCCGCGAAGAAGGTGGCGGCGAAGAAGGTGGCGGCGAAGAAGGTGGCGGCGAAGAAGGCCCCCGCGAAGAAGGCGGCGGCGAAGAAGGCCCCCGCGAAGAAGGCGGCGGCGAAGAAGGCCCCCGCGAAGAAGGCGGCGGCGAAGAAGGTGGCCGCGAGGGCTCCAGCGAAGAAGGCGGCGGCGAAGAAGTCCCCCGCGAAGAAGGCCGCGAATACCCGGACGGCCGTCAAGCGAGGGGCCGCGCGCGGCCGGCGCTGA
- a CDS encoding terpene synthase family protein, which produces MSVARSSASAAVPRERGEAPLLRGPGLSALRIPSHWPSQHSLFAAAIQQASRARLLGVKLLPDDPESLRRFDTSNFGLLAAYTYPQATRERLEVCNDWHAWLFFFDDIADEVSEVGQRPAHLEQLMVACVEVLRGAPLRASATALEHYTLGIRERLRRFASDAWLARFADDVDLYLFRGTLPAAQHWASGTVPDFDAYYSQRALDSAVFTALDLIEITEEGRELPEGVLINDDLQRMRELSTRVVALSNDLFSYEKEVLWHHNPNNLVHMLQVHLSMSLEDAVEEAIQVINTDVERFLACEGRLMRSGWLDDARVAYYVEGMKSWMRGNVTWSLVSGRYCSRTSPFPEMRLL; this is translated from the coding sequence ATGTCCGTCGCCCGTTCGTCTGCTTCCGCTGCGGTACCGCGGGAGCGGGGTGAGGCTCCTCTTCTGCGTGGCCCCGGTCTGTCGGCGCTGCGGATTCCCTCGCACTGGCCGTCGCAGCACAGCTTGTTCGCCGCGGCCATCCAGCAGGCCAGCCGGGCGCGGCTGCTCGGGGTGAAGCTGCTGCCGGACGACCCGGAGAGCCTCCGGCGCTTCGACACGAGCAACTTCGGGCTGCTCGCGGCGTACACCTACCCGCAGGCCACCCGCGAGCGGTTGGAGGTCTGCAACGACTGGCACGCCTGGCTGTTCTTCTTCGACGACATCGCCGACGAGGTGTCCGAGGTGGGACAGCGGCCGGCGCACCTGGAGCAGCTCATGGTGGCGTGCGTCGAGGTGCTGCGGGGCGCTCCGCTGCGCGCGAGTGCCACCGCGCTCGAGCACTACACGCTCGGCATCCGGGAGCGGTTGCGGCGCTTCGCCAGCGACGCGTGGCTGGCCCGCTTCGCGGATGACGTGGACCTCTATCTCTTCCGGGGCACGCTCCCGGCCGCGCAGCACTGGGCGTCCGGCACCGTGCCGGACTTCGACGCGTACTACTCCCAGCGCGCCCTGGACTCGGCGGTGTTCACGGCGTTGGATCTCATCGAAATCACCGAGGAGGGGCGCGAGCTGCCCGAGGGCGTGCTCATCAATGACGACCTGCAGCGGATGCGCGAGCTGTCCACGCGGGTGGTGGCGCTGAGCAACGACCTCTTCTCCTACGAGAAGGAGGTCCTCTGGCACCACAACCCCAACAACCTGGTGCACATGCTGCAGGTGCACCTGTCGATGAGCCTGGAGGACGCGGTGGAAGAGGCCATCCAGGTCATCAACACGGACGTGGAGCGCTTCCTCGCGTGCGAGGGGCGGCTGATGCGCTCGGGGTGGCTCGACGACGCGCGGGTGGCCTACTACGTCGAGGGGATGAAGTCGTGGATGCGGGGGAACGTGACGTGGTCGCTCGTGTCGGGGCGCTACTGCTCGCGGACCTCGCCCTTCCCCGAGATGCGCCTGCTGTAG
- a CDS encoding response regulator, with protein MASLRGPVLIVEDDPDIRESLQHFLESHGYPVRSASHGKEALEMMARAPRPAMVVLDMSLPVMDGHRLLTTRRGDDTLRSIPVVILSASMARMSPRDRALYASSYGVASFLGKPADPRQVLEAVERHAQRAEDTNAGVPV; from the coding sequence ATGGCCTCGCTGCGCGGCCCGGTACTCATCGTGGAGGACGACCCCGACATCCGCGAGTCGCTCCAACACTTCCTGGAGTCCCATGGCTATCCGGTGCGATCAGCGAGTCACGGGAAGGAGGCGCTCGAGATGATGGCGCGCGCCCCCCGGCCCGCCATGGTGGTGCTGGACATGTCCCTGCCCGTCATGGACGGCCACCGGCTGCTCACCACCCGGCGGGGGGATGACACCCTGCGCTCCATTCCCGTCGTCATCCTCTCGGCGTCCATGGCGAGGATGAGTCCGAGGGACCGGGCCCTGTACGCCTCCAGCTATGGGGTCGCCTCCTTCCTGGGCAAGCCGGCGGACCCCCGGCAGGTGCTGGAGGCGGTGGAGCGGCACGCGCAACGGGCCGAGGACACCAACGCGGGTGTCCCCGTGTGA
- a CDS encoding DUF4142 domain-containing protein, producing the protein MNRSWGRWALLGVMAVTVGGLALAQERPGAAQPPEQKSVRSEKRDPMAKQIAELGRMMVADGIPAFLTQLHGINQTEIALGELTRQKSLSPTVQQYGEHMVQDHTRADQQLMDLAKQRGIQLGAMAQPTNDVQRRLLSANEATKSKLMVLQGSLYDQEYLASQVASHDETIQLVTLARQQYPELAPMLDGLLPTLQRHRDQAYQLLGQVKPQAQASQQPPAPQQRQGRPPPAGR; encoded by the coding sequence ATGAATCGCTCGTGGGGACGGTGGGCACTGCTCGGAGTGATGGCCGTGACGGTGGGAGGCCTGGCCCTGGCGCAGGAAAGACCAGGCGCGGCACAGCCGCCGGAGCAGAAGAGCGTACGGAGCGAGAAGCGCGACCCGATGGCGAAGCAGATCGCCGAGCTGGGCCGGATGATGGTCGCCGATGGCATCCCAGCCTTCCTCACGCAGCTCCACGGCATCAACCAGACGGAAATCGCCCTCGGGGAGCTCACCCGGCAGAAGTCCCTCTCGCCGACCGTGCAGCAGTACGGCGAGCACATGGTGCAGGACCATACCCGGGCCGACCAGCAGCTCATGGACCTCGCGAAGCAGCGCGGCATCCAGCTCGGCGCGATGGCGCAGCCGACCAATGACGTGCAGCGCCGGCTCCTGAGCGCCAACGAGGCCACCAAATCCAAGCTGATGGTGCTGCAGGGGAGCCTCTACGACCAGGAGTACCTGGCCTCGCAGGTGGCCTCCCACGACGAGACCATCCAACTGGTGACGCTCGCCCGGCAGCAGTACCCCGAGCTGGCCCCGATGCTGGACGGGCTGCTGCCCACCCTCCAACGGCACCGGGACCAGGCGTACCAGCTCCTCGGCCAGGTCAAGCCACAGGCCCAGGCCAGCCAGCAGCCACCTGCTCCACAGCAGCGGCAGGGGCGCCCGCCACCCGCTGGCCGGTGA
- a CDS encoding AI-2E family transporter yields the protein METRTRRSAPLTPRVVWMVALNVLALVAVLWLVATVWTVLSWMLVALFLALAANPLVRWLEQRGLRRGLAVLAVSLLGLGLVTALVMTLVPMFIEQGRALIRAAPDYIERLQQHRWVRTLDDRYDIIDRISQELRRRIGMAPGPVLGMVTDILRDVAAAVTIAVLTIFYLLFGADLFDKALQWVEPSRREHWRSLGHEMHRTVGGYVAGAFFVSLVGGVVTAVFTLLLGVPYFLPLGLAMAVLGLIPFVGSALGALLVAGTTFASVGTKQGLIALAVFLIYQQVEGNLLQPLVQRRTLKMNPLLIALVMLVGTSLTGLVGALLALPIAGAVQVLLQDRLSQLRKQWSTNSNGATRIILAPEARKLHDEPPTEPPAVHH from the coding sequence TTGGAGACACGGACCCGACGCTCCGCGCCGCTGACGCCCCGAGTGGTGTGGATGGTGGCGCTGAACGTGCTGGCGCTGGTGGCCGTGCTGTGGCTGGTGGCCACGGTGTGGACGGTGCTGTCATGGATGCTGGTGGCCCTCTTCCTGGCGCTGGCGGCGAACCCGCTGGTGCGCTGGCTGGAGCAGAGGGGGCTGCGGCGAGGCCTGGCCGTGCTGGCGGTGTCCCTGTTGGGACTGGGCCTGGTGACGGCGCTGGTGATGACGCTGGTGCCGATGTTCATCGAGCAGGGACGCGCGCTCATCCGCGCGGCCCCGGACTACATCGAGCGCTTGCAGCAGCACCGGTGGGTGAGGACGCTCGACGATCGCTACGACATCATCGACCGGATCTCCCAGGAGCTGCGCCGGCGGATTGGAATGGCCCCGGGGCCGGTGCTCGGGATGGTGACGGACATCCTGCGGGACGTGGCGGCCGCGGTGACCATCGCCGTGCTGACGATCTTCTACCTGCTGTTCGGAGCGGACCTGTTCGACAAGGCGCTACAGTGGGTGGAGCCGTCGCGACGTGAGCACTGGCGGTCCCTGGGCCACGAGATGCACCGCACGGTGGGCGGCTACGTGGCCGGAGCGTTCTTCGTCTCGCTCGTCGGCGGGGTGGTGACGGCGGTGTTCACCCTGCTGCTGGGTGTGCCCTACTTCCTGCCACTGGGGTTGGCCATGGCGGTGCTGGGACTCATCCCCTTCGTGGGCTCCGCCCTGGGCGCCCTGCTGGTGGCGGGGACGACGTTCGCCTCGGTGGGAACGAAGCAGGGCCTCATCGCGCTGGCGGTGTTCCTCATCTACCAGCAGGTGGAGGGCAACCTGCTGCAGCCGCTCGTCCAGCGCCGGACCCTGAAGATGAACCCGCTGCTCATCGCCCTGGTGATGCTGGTGGGCACGAGCCTGACGGGGCTCGTCGGCGCGCTGCTGGCGCTACCGATCGCGGGCGCGGTCCAGGTGCTGCTCCAGGACCGGCTGTCGCAACTGCGCAAGCAGTGGAGCACGAACAGCAACGGGGCGACGCGCATCATCCTCGCCCCCGAGGCCCGGAAACTCCACGACGAGCCCCCCACCGAGCCGCCCGCCGTCCATCACTGA
- a CDS encoding Gfo/Idh/MocA family protein: MRIGVIGTKWGLMHVGAFREAGAQVVALCGQHLGSTREIAAREDILLATTDVRELCAVVDAVVVASPDALHREHVETALESGRAVLCEKPLTLTAEDAWALVEKARKAKLPCAVNFPYRMLPPLRALRSWLSEHPVHHLVLTVRNCFVPTEVTQPGAYVGLSADFGGVSHLLDAALWLTGSAPTWVQASLSGRPVHTAALHVGLSHGAVLVLTHAASPEPGLHGAWSLLGETWEAGFSGGYIPAREGWCVSPVRCFESGAWRDLAPGLEPQPGAREPWAQAHVETAREFLGRLAGRPPTDRELATVKEAATVQRILSAAVVSEGEGRRVSLD; this comes from the coding sequence GCCTTCCGCGAGGCGGGGGCCCAGGTGGTGGCGCTGTGTGGCCAGCACCTGGGCTCCACGCGCGAGATCGCCGCCCGGGAGGACATCCTCCTGGCCACGACGGACGTGCGGGAGCTGTGCGCGGTGGTGGACGCGGTGGTGGTGGCGAGCCCGGACGCGCTGCACCGCGAGCACGTGGAGACGGCACTGGAGTCGGGCCGGGCGGTGCTCTGCGAGAAGCCCCTGACGCTCACCGCCGAGGACGCGTGGGCCCTGGTCGAGAAGGCGCGCAAGGCGAAGCTCCCCTGCGCGGTGAACTTCCCCTACCGGATGCTCCCGCCGCTGCGCGCGCTGCGCTCCTGGCTCTCGGAGCACCCGGTGCACCACCTGGTCCTCACGGTGCGCAATTGCTTCGTCCCCACGGAGGTGACGCAGCCCGGGGCGTACGTGGGGCTCTCGGCGGACTTCGGGGGCGTCTCCCACCTGCTCGACGCGGCCTTGTGGTTGACGGGCAGCGCGCCCACCTGGGTTCAGGCCTCGCTGTCCGGCCGCCCGGTGCACACGGCCGCGCTGCACGTGGGGCTCTCCCATGGAGCCGTGCTCGTCCTGACGCACGCGGCCAGTCCGGAGCCGGGGCTGCACGGTGCGTGGTCGCTTCTGGGAGAGACGTGGGAGGCCGGCTTCTCCGGGGGCTACATCCCGGCGCGCGAGGGCTGGTGCGTCTCGCCCGTGCGGTGCTTCGAGTCCGGTGCGTGGCGTGATCTGGCTCCGGGCCTCGAACCCCAACCCGGGGCGCGAGAGCCCTGGGCCCAGGCCCACGTGGAGACCGCGCGCGAGTTCCTCGGAAGGCTCGCGGGACGGCCGCCCACGGACCGCGAGCTGGCCACGGTGAAGGAGGCAGCCACCGTGCAGCGCATCCTCTCGGCGGCGGTGGTGTCGGAGGGCGAAGGCCGCCGCGTCTCGCTGGACTGA
- a CDS encoding SanA/YdcF family protein has product MGRGKASQVRRWALALLAMGLAVTLGVWAASLYVEKRYADRILPRAEAPQKPVAIVYGAGLAPGGVPSPVLAQRLDAAIALYREGKVDTLLLSGDNSDRFHDETRAMLHYVLERGIPASAVQEDDAGLSTYDSSVRAHTVFGVREAVLVTQRFHLTRALYIANSVGIDAWGVAADEGRPRTRRYALRETLSRVLALCMVMAGAEPRYPSGRTLAGSR; this is encoded by the coding sequence ATGGGGAGAGGCAAGGCGAGTCAGGTACGCAGGTGGGCGCTGGCGCTGCTGGCCATGGGGCTGGCGGTGACGCTGGGCGTGTGGGCGGCTTCCCTCTATGTGGAGAAGCGCTACGCGGACCGGATCCTCCCCCGTGCCGAGGCGCCCCAGAAGCCGGTGGCCATCGTGTACGGAGCGGGGCTCGCCCCCGGGGGGGTGCCCTCGCCGGTACTGGCCCAGCGGCTGGACGCGGCCATCGCCCTCTACCGCGAGGGCAAGGTGGACACGCTGCTGCTCAGCGGGGACAACTCGGACCGCTTCCACGACGAGACGCGGGCCATGCTGCACTACGTGCTGGAGCGGGGCATCCCGGCCTCCGCGGTACAGGAGGACGACGCGGGCCTGTCCACCTACGACAGCTCCGTGCGGGCGCACACCGTCTTCGGGGTGCGCGAGGCGGTGCTCGTCACCCAGCGCTTCCACCTGACGCGTGCCCTCTACATCGCCAACTCGGTGGGCATCGACGCCTGGGGGGTGGCCGCGGACGAGGGGCGGCCACGCACCCGCCGCTATGCCCTGCGTGAGACGCTCTCCCGGGTGCTGGCCCTGTGCATGGTGATGGCCGGGGCGGAGCCCCGCTACCCCTCCGGCCGGACGCTGGCCGGGTCGCGCTGA